The Blautia hydrogenotrophica DSM 10507 genome window below encodes:
- a CDS encoding YARHG domain-containing protein, producing the protein MFCERCGAKLENGMMYCQNCGAPVKSQNSGKPYGDLDKTVAYHEEEEKTVAYHEQDEDKTVAYYETAYQQPRYGKESRSREDFTEQNYDSQWYNHQSYGESEPYRESYRGESGYSGGNSPKKNNKPWLYVVLGVVVTLLVVFIAFELKALLSLNSEEEETVAESQQADEQKDTDEDTVESEFTPQATPTPMPTPVPTATPVPATAPAMSSTGGYLGNDYIFPDSAVRELTEADFADKTEWELKVARNEIYARHGRMFDTPGLDSHFRSKSWYVPSIPGSQFNDTALLNSTEQKNAKKILDYELAHGMET; encoded by the coding sequence ATGTTTTGTGAGCGATGTGGTGCGAAATTGGAGAACGGGATGATGTACTGCCAAAACTGCGGCGCGCCGGTAAAAAGTCAGAATTCAGGAAAACCTTACGGTGATTTAGACAAGACAGTGGCTTATCACGAGGAAGAGGAGAAAACCGTTGCCTACCATGAACAGGACGAGGATAAGACGGTCGCTTACTATGAGACGGCTTATCAACAGCCCCGTTATGGGAAAGAAAGCCGAAGCAGAGAAGATTTCACGGAGCAAAATTATGATAGTCAGTGGTATAATCATCAGTCATATGGGGAATCAGAACCATATAGAGAGAGCTATCGCGGGGAATCGGGCTATTCTGGCGGCAATTCACCGAAAAAAAATAACAAGCCCTGGCTTTATGTGGTTTTAGGTGTGGTGGTGACATTGCTGGTAGTGTTTATCGCATTTGAACTGAAAGCGCTGCTGAGTCTGAACTCTGAGGAAGAAGAGACGGTGGCTGAGAGTCAGCAGGCGGATGAACAGAAGGATACGGATGAGGATACTGTGGAAAGTGAGTTTACACCTCAGGCTACACCGACACCTATGCCTACTCCTGTACCGACGGCTACGCCTGTGCCTGCAACCGCACCGGCTATGTCTAGCACGGGAGGGTATCTGGGTAATGACTACATCTTTCCAGACAGTGCAGTTAGAGAGCTGACCGAGGCGGACTTTGCCGATAAGACGGAGTGGGAGCTGAAGGTGGCGAGAAATGAGATCTATGCCCGTCATGGTCGAATGTTTGATACGCCTGGTCTGGATTCGCATTTTCGCAGTAAGAGTTGGTATGTGCCGAGTATTCCGGGGAGTCAATTTAACGATACAGCGCTACTGAATTCCACGGAACAAAAAAATGCAAAGAAGATTTTAGACTATGAATTGGCGCACGGGATGGAGACCTAA
- a CDS encoding aminopeptidase yields MERRNAWLKYQDKKEIFEFCEGYRRFISVCKTERECVAQVIADAKERGYRDLEEVIAQGETLRPGDKVYSAIMGKSIVLFSLGKKPMEAGMNIVGAHVDSPRLDLKQNPLYEDGGLSMLKTHYYGGVKKYQWVALPLALHGVVAKKDGSTVQVALGEEASDPVLGISDLLPHLGRTQMEKTADKVIEGESLNILVGSIPLEGEEKEPVKKMVLRLLEEKYGILEEDFQSAELEAVPAGEARDYGLDRSMLIAYGHDDRICAYPSYQALLDLEMPEKTCVCLLVDKEEIGSVGATGMQSRFFENAVAEVLNCMGEYSELKVRRALRNSCMLSSDVSAAFDPNYPEVMEKNNSAYFGLGLTFNKYTGARGKSGSNDANAEYIARLRRVFDQEDVSYQTAELGKVDQGGGGTIAYILANYGMEVIDSGVAVQNMHAPYEVASKVDIYEAYRGYRAFLKEI; encoded by the coding sequence ATGGAGCGCAGAAACGCATGGCTGAAATATCAGGATAAGAAAGAGATTTTTGAATTTTGCGAAGGCTATCGTAGATTTATTAGCGTCTGCAAGACAGAACGGGAATGTGTTGCCCAGGTAATTGCCGATGCCAAGGAACGTGGCTATCGGGATTTAGAAGAGGTGATTGCCCAGGGTGAGACTCTAAGGCCGGGGGATAAAGTGTATTCCGCGATTATGGGCAAGAGTATTGTTCTTTTCAGTCTGGGTAAAAAGCCAATGGAAGCGGGAATGAACATTGTGGGGGCACACGTGGATTCTCCGCGTCTGGACTTAAAACAGAATCCTCTGTATGAGGACGGAGGGCTGAGTATGCTAAAGACCCATTATTATGGAGGCGTAAAAAAATACCAATGGGTAGCTCTACCGCTGGCGCTTCACGGTGTGGTGGCAAAAAAAGACGGCAGTACTGTACAGGTTGCGCTGGGGGAGGAGGCATCGGACCCGGTGCTGGGCATCTCAGATCTGCTTCCACATTTGGGGAGAACTCAGATGGAGAAAACAGCAGACAAGGTAATTGAAGGAGAGAGCTTAAATATCCTGGTAGGAAGTATTCCGTTGGAGGGAGAAGAAAAGGAGCCGGTTAAGAAGATGGTTCTAAGACTTCTGGAAGAAAAGTACGGAATTTTGGAGGAGGATTTTCAGTCGGCGGAATTGGAGGCGGTTCCGGCAGGTGAGGCCAGGGATTATGGGTTGGACCGCAGTATGCTGATCGCCTACGGACATGACGACAGAATTTGTGCGTATCCATCTTACCAGGCTCTTTTGGACCTGGAGATGCCTGAGAAAACCTGTGTGTGTCTGTTGGTGGACAAAGAGGAGATCGGAAGTGTGGGAGCCACTGGAATGCAGTCCCGCTTTTTTGAAAATGCAGTGGCCGAGGTGCTCAACTGCATGGGAGAATACAGTGAGCTGAAAGTAAGGAGGGCGCTGCGCAATTCCTGCATGTTATCCTCCGATGTGAGCGCGGCTTTTGACCCCAACTATCCAGAAGTGATGGAAAAGAACAACAGCGCTTATTTCGGGCTGGGGCTGACCTTTAATAAGTATACCGGGGCCCGGGGAAAATCCGGCTCCAACGATGCCAACGCGGAGTACATCGCCCGTCTGCGCAGGGTGTTTGACCAGGAAGATGTCTCCTATCAGACCGCGGAGCTTGGCAAGGTTGACCAAGGAGGAGGCGGCACGATCGCCTATATTCTGGCAAACTACGGGATGGAAGTTATCGACAGCGGAGTGGCAGTCCAGAACATGCATGCACCTTACGAGGTAGCCAGCAAAGTAGACATTTATGAGGCATACAGAGGTTATCGGGCGTTTTTAAAGGAGATTTGA